One genomic region from Flagellimonas oceani encodes:
- a CDS encoding NAD(P)H-hydrate dehydratase: protein MKIFSAQQIYQADKSTIQKEQIKSDDLMERAANQLFEWLHSRLRGTQVNIQLFCGIGNNGGDGIALARMLHEHGYSIKVYVVNYSDKRSEDFLLNLERLKDLKVWPDFINKESDLPEISPNDIVVDAIFGIGLNRAPDDWVGSLIAHINNSRAFVLSVDVPSGLPLDEAPWNPDYVIQASYVLSFQLPKLVFFLPKTGVYVNQWEVLDIGLNPDFIANTEADFELIGRPEVLPLYRPRLKFSHKGTFGHSLIVGGSYGKIGAVQLASNACLTVGSGMVTAFIPKCGYDALQTAVPEVMVLTGSRDKYISGIEVPFQPTVVGIGVGIGQDDDTVSAFCAFLKKNKSPMVIDADGLNILSQNTEMLKDVPEMSVLTPHPKELERLIGYWDSDFEKLEKAKAFALKHNLVIVIKGAHTITVYNGKGYVNTTGNPGMATAGSGDVLTGIITGLMAQGYAPVEAAIFGVYLHGLAGDMGASAKGYEALKASVLVEHIGNAYAELLRQPEVEQKETN from the coding sequence ATGAAAATTTTTTCTGCCCAACAAATCTATCAAGCTGATAAATCCACAATACAAAAAGAACAGATAAAGAGTGATGACCTCATGGAAAGGGCTGCAAACCAGTTGTTCGAATGGCTTCATTCCCGATTAAGGGGCACCCAGGTCAATATTCAATTGTTCTGCGGCATCGGAAACAATGGGGGCGATGGCATTGCACTGGCCAGAATGTTGCACGAACATGGTTATTCCATCAAGGTATATGTAGTGAATTATAGCGATAAACGCTCGGAAGATTTTCTGTTGAACTTGGAACGGTTGAAGGACCTTAAAGTTTGGCCCGACTTTATAAATAAAGAGAGCGATCTGCCCGAGATTTCCCCGAACGATATTGTGGTGGATGCAATTTTTGGTATCGGGCTTAACCGTGCTCCCGATGATTGGGTGGGAAGCCTTATTGCACATATAAATAATTCACGGGCATTTGTACTATCGGTGGACGTGCCATCCGGTTTGCCGTTGGACGAGGCGCCCTGGAACCCTGATTATGTGATACAGGCCAGTTATGTGCTGAGTTTTCAGTTGCCCAAATTGGTTTTCTTTTTACCGAAAACAGGGGTGTATGTAAACCAATGGGAGGTACTCGATATTGGGTTGAACCCCGATTTTATTGCCAATACCGAAGCGGATTTTGAATTGATCGGGAGACCCGAGGTTTTGCCCCTGTATAGGCCGCGTCTCAAATTCTCCCATAAGGGAACTTTTGGGCATTCGCTGATCGTTGGGGGCAGTTATGGCAAGATAGGTGCAGTACAGTTGGCCAGTAACGCCTGTTTGACTGTGGGCAGTGGAATGGTCACCGCTTTTATTCCCAAATGTGGGTATGATGCCCTGCAAACGGCAGTTCCCGAAGTGATGGTGCTTACCGGTTCTCGGGATAAGTATATTTCGGGAATTGAGGTTCCATTTCAACCAACGGTGGTGGGAATAGGAGTGGGAATAGGCCAAGATGATGACACGGTTTCGGCCTTTTGTGCCTTTTTGAAGAAGAACAAATCGCCGATGGTAATCGATGCCGATGGACTCAATATTTTATCACAAAATACAGAAATGTTGAAGGATGTGCCTGAAATGTCGGTGCTGACCCCTCATCCAAAGGAGCTGGAGCGGTTGATAGGGTATTGGGATTCTGATTTTGAAAAACTTGAAAAGGCCAAGGCGTTTGCATTAAAGCACAATTTAGTGATCGTGATCAAGGGTGCCCATACCATTACCGTTTATAATGGCAAAGGATATGTAAATACGACCGGAAATCCGGGAATGGCCACAGCGGGCAGCGGTGATGTTTTGACCGGCATTATAACGGGGCTGATGGCCCAGGGATATGCTCCGGTGGAGGCGGCTATATTTGGTGTGTATTTACACGGGTTGGCGGGAGACATGGGTGCCTCTGCAAAAGGATATGAGGCCTTGAAAGCTTCGGTGTTGGTGGAGCACATTGGGAATGCTTATGCCGAATTACTTCGACAGCCCGAAGTGGAGCAAAAAGAGACCAACTAG
- a CDS encoding STAS/SEC14 domain-containing protein: protein MKITSKKKTVVVREYQLEVGTVQVFENYMVASFNEGATITLERTYQIIGISEIHFRDRDFGYISLRKNSYAIDPTVYNYLRGMENLKAFAIVSKKEIDMHNFNIEKMFYKKPMEFFIEFDNALAWVQKRLKINKGSKKS from the coding sequence ATGAAAATAACTTCTAAAAAGAAGACCGTGGTGGTACGCGAGTACCAGCTCGAAGTAGGCACCGTACAGGTTTTTGAAAACTACATGGTAGCCTCCTTCAATGAGGGCGCCACCATTACATTGGAAAGGACTTATCAAATAATCGGAATTTCCGAAATCCATTTTAGAGACCGGGACTTTGGCTATATCAGCCTACGAAAAAATTCCTATGCAATAGATCCTACCGTTTATAATTACTTGAGAGGCATGGAAAATCTCAAGGCATTTGCCATAGTTTCCAAAAAGGAAATAGACATGCACAATTTCAATATTGAAAAGATGTTCTATAAAAAACCTATGGAATTTTTTATTGAGTTCGACAATGCCTTGGCATGGGTCCAGAAAAGACTTAAAATCAACAAAGGGAGCAAAAAATCCTAG
- a CDS encoding tyrosine-type recombinase/integrase, whose product METTTDFAKHLTRFFNEYLVGERGASPHTIRSYGNTFTLVLDYMDKVGGTAADRLTLDHFKRETVLGFLDWLQQKRMCANSTRNQRLAALHSFFAYMQYEDVKRLGQWQSILSIKVKKQERRSTVNYLTVDGIKLLLERIPANTGTGRRNLALLALLYDSGARVNELIELTPSSLNLNRPCYVTLLGKGGKKRMVPLQNEQVNLLQSYLRENRLDDPANNRRPLFANNRGGKLTNSGVAYILNLYARDARSLRPDLIPEKISPHTLRHSKAMHLLQSGVNLVYIRDILGHVSIQTTEIYARADSRQKREALEAAYIAVIPAQGKIGSWERDSKLKEWLKNFTK is encoded by the coding sequence ATGGAAACGACTACTGATTTTGCAAAACACCTGACAAGGTTCTTTAACGAATATCTCGTCGGGGAAAGGGGGGCCAGCCCCCATACGATAAGATCTTACGGCAACACCTTTACCCTCGTGCTCGACTATATGGACAAGGTCGGAGGGACCGCGGCCGACAGGTTGACCCTGGACCACTTTAAAAGGGAAACCGTTCTCGGCTTTCTTGATTGGCTCCAGCAAAAACGTATGTGTGCCAACTCCACCAGAAACCAGCGATTGGCCGCCCTGCATTCATTTTTTGCATATATGCAATATGAAGATGTCAAACGCCTTGGGCAATGGCAGAGCATCCTGTCCATCAAGGTCAAGAAACAGGAAAGAAGAAGTACCGTCAATTACCTGACCGTTGACGGGATCAAACTTCTGCTGGAACGGATACCCGCAAACACCGGAACGGGACGGAGGAACCTAGCATTGCTGGCACTGCTTTATGACAGTGGGGCAAGGGTAAATGAACTAATAGAACTGACCCCTTCGTCCCTTAACCTGAACAGGCCATGTTATGTCACCCTTTTGGGTAAAGGCGGCAAAAAAAGAATGGTCCCGTTGCAGAACGAACAGGTAAACCTGCTGCAGTCCTATTTGAGGGAAAACCGTCTTGATGACCCGGCGAACAACCGTCGGCCGTTGTTTGCCAACAATCGGGGCGGAAAACTGACCAACTCGGGAGTGGCCTATATCCTAAATCTTTATGCCAGGGATGCGCGTTCGCTCAGACCTGACCTAATCCCCGAAAAAATCAGTCCGCATACCCTGCGCCATAGCAAGGCAATGCACCTTTTGCAATCCGGTGTAAATCTGGTATACATACGTGATATCCTGGGACACGTGTCCATACAGACCACGGAAATCTATGCAAGGGCCGATTCAAGGCAAAAACGTGAGGCATTGGAGGCCGCATATATTGCCGTTATACCTGCTCAAGGGAAGATAGGATCTTGGGAAAGGGACTCGAAACTTAAGGAATGGCTTAAGAACTTCACCAAATAA
- a CDS encoding tyrosine-type recombinase/integrase encodes MSRKEVFFMDRQFKYRSVFSPYFESFMKMKDAMGYGLNKFGYTFLELDRFFLETGATDTYITSRQIAAWRATRSNDGARTLYEKYSVLSQFCRYMCHLGHECYVPRMPKRKEIDFMPYVFTHEQMGSIFRECDGLAISNCSNMSTALVAIPALIRLLYSTGARIGEALAIRNMDIDYAHDRIIITETKNKMQRMVPINPSLKEVMKQYESYRDRMPVEGLADRERSFFVTANGRPFARGTAYSWFKKVLKQCGIPHIGKQQGPRVHDIRHTCAVHSLEKMVKSGADIYCALPILSTFLGHKTIAGTEKYVRMTREIHPDIIDKENVLTSFVFPIKTETDIDYGNDY; translated from the coding sequence ATGAGCAGAAAGGAGGTGTTTTTTATGGATAGGCAATTTAAATACCGGAGCGTGTTCTCCCCTTACTTCGAGAGTTTTATGAAGATGAAGGACGCCATGGGGTACGGGCTCAACAAATTCGGGTATACATTCTTGGAACTTGATAGGTTCTTCTTGGAAACCGGGGCCACCGACACCTATATAACCAGTAGGCAGATTGCGGCATGGAGGGCGACCCGTTCAAACGACGGGGCCAGAACGCTGTACGAAAAGTACTCCGTCCTGTCCCAGTTCTGCCGGTATATGTGCCACCTTGGCCATGAATGCTACGTCCCGCGGATGCCCAAGAGAAAAGAGATAGACTTCATGCCGTATGTCTTCACCCATGAACAGATGGGAAGTATCTTCAGGGAATGTGACGGACTGGCCATATCGAACTGCAGCAATATGAGCACGGCCCTGGTCGCCATACCCGCCCTGATACGCTTACTCTACAGTACCGGGGCGAGAATTGGCGAAGCTTTGGCCATCAGGAACATGGATATCGATTACGCGCACGACCGGATTATCATAACGGAAACAAAAAACAAGATGCAGCGCATGGTACCCATAAATCCGTCCCTCAAGGAAGTAATGAAGCAGTACGAAAGTTATAGGGATCGCATGCCCGTCGAAGGCCTTGCGGACAGGGAGCGTTCTTTCTTTGTGACGGCCAATGGAAGGCCGTTTGCAAGAGGCACCGCATACAGCTGGTTCAAAAAGGTGCTTAAACAGTGCGGCATACCGCATATAGGGAAGCAACAAGGCCCGCGTGTTCATGACATCCGGCACACCTGTGCCGTCCACTCCCTTGAAAAAATGGTAAAAAGCGGAGCGGATATTTATTGCGCGCTTCCGATTCTCTCAACCTTTCTGGGGCACAAGACGATAGCGGGAACTGAAAAATATGTAAGGATGACACGGGAAATCCATCCGGACATCATTGATAAGGAAAATGTCCTTACCTCATTTGTGTTCCCCATCAAAACCGAAACAGATATCGATTATGGAAACGACTACTGA
- a CDS encoding site-specific integrase: MDTEKEIGFLIKECADHLRKEGYSEPRIKDYHRLWRDGIREYMHRNSLPNYSKAIGEDFLDGMPIMSASHMRAIRRSVHVLDDFLLYGKIRKRIVQYVNHELPGELGKVALEFIASQEKLRRSKLTVNEHRRILSYFIAHLTLRSVDHVSDIGEDDVLTFISSAQNCKDKYLNTVRLFCRFLYQRKYIGRNVEYVIGRNNYPVREKLPSVYDADEIGLIENTVERSSPVGKRDYAMLLLATRLGLRSSDIAGLTFGNLDWQRNLICLAQYKTKKIVELPLLAEVGEAIIDYLRYGRSLSDLQQVFLTATAPYRPVNRMVINGAVSRTISASGVDLKGRKFGPHAMRHTLASRLLNNGTSLPVISETLGHSDTQATMNYLRIDMDNLMRCALDVPLVSTNFYEQKGGVFYG, translated from the coding sequence ATGGACACAGAAAAAGAAATCGGATTTCTGATCAAAGAATGTGCAGACCACCTAAGGAAGGAAGGCTACAGTGAACCACGGATCAAGGATTACCATCGCTTATGGCGGGATGGAATCCGGGAGTACATGCACAGGAACTCCCTGCCAAATTACAGTAAGGCCATCGGCGAGGACTTTTTGGACGGCATGCCGATAATGAGCGCTTCCCACATGCGTGCGATCCGTCGCAGCGTACACGTGCTGGATGATTTTCTTCTATATGGGAAAATCAGGAAAAGAATCGTACAATACGTAAACCACGAACTGCCCGGTGAGCTGGGAAAAGTTGCATTGGAGTTTATAGCGTCCCAGGAAAAACTCCGGCGCAGCAAACTCACCGTCAATGAGCATCGGCGTATTTTAAGTTATTTTATAGCCCATCTTACATTAAGGTCGGTAGACCATGTTTCCGATATTGGCGAGGACGACGTCCTTACGTTCATATCGTCCGCCCAGAACTGTAAGGACAAGTATCTCAATACCGTCCGTCTGTTCTGCCGTTTCCTGTACCAACGGAAGTACATCGGCAGAAACGTGGAATACGTCATCGGAAGAAACAATTATCCAGTGCGTGAAAAACTGCCCTCGGTATACGATGCCGACGAGATAGGGCTCATCGAGAATACTGTGGAACGCTCCAGTCCGGTGGGCAAGCGCGACTATGCGATGCTCCTTCTGGCCACTAGGCTCGGCCTGCGCTCTTCGGATATAGCGGGACTTACCTTCGGGAACCTGGATTGGCAGCGGAACCTCATATGCCTGGCCCAGTACAAGACAAAGAAAATAGTGGAACTGCCGCTCCTGGCCGAAGTAGGGGAAGCCATTATCGATTACCTGCGGTATGGCAGGTCCCTTTCCGATCTACAGCAGGTGTTCCTGACCGCTACCGCTCCCTATCGTCCTGTCAACAGAATGGTCATCAACGGAGCGGTAAGCAGAACGATAAGTGCATCCGGTGTCGATCTCAAAGGGCGAAAGTTCGGCCCCCACGCCATGCGCCATACCTTGGCAAGCCGATTATTGAACAACGGAACTTCGCTGCCGGTCATTTCCGAAACACTTGGGCATTCCGATACGCAGGCGACCATGAACTATCTGCGCATAGATATGGACAACCTGATGCGCTGCGCACTTGACGTGCCCTTGGTATCCACAAATTTTTATGAGCAGAAAGGAGGTGTTTTTTATGGATAG
- a CDS encoding BLUF domain-containing protein encodes MIYTLTYESVIVKPMDNQEMGLLLEQSRNNNIRDNITGCLIYYMGGFIQVLEGDRTKVLELYEKIKLDKRHKNVHMFSYPR; translated from the coding sequence ATGATCTACACCCTCACCTACGAATCGGTAATCGTAAAACCAATGGATAACCAAGAGATGGGACTTTTATTGGAGCAATCACGCAACAACAACATACGCGACAATATTACGGGCTGCCTTATATATTACATGGGGGGATTTATACAGGTCCTGGAAGGGGACAGGACAAAGGTTCTTGAGCTATACGAAAAGATTAAGTTGGACAAGCGCCACAAGAATGTGCACATGTTTTCTTATCCAAGGTAA
- a CDS encoding ATP-dependent Clp protease ATP-binding subunit, with amino-acid sequence MDDNFSPRVKDVIAYSKEEALRLGHDFIGTEHLMLGLLRDGNGKAINILDALDVDLDHLRRKVEILSPANPNSGTIQKDKKNLHLTRQAERALKTTFLEAKLFQSSSINTAHLLLCILRNENDPTTKLLHKLKVDYDNVKEQFKSMITSDDDYIDTPQAESFPGDTDDMGDSKEGSFGSGSAAQKGNKKSKTPVLDNFGRDLTRLAEENKLDPVVGREKEIERVSQILSRRKKNNPLLIGEPGVGKSAIAEGLALRIINKKVSRILYNKRVVTLDLASLVAGTKYRGQFEERMKAVMNELEKNDDIILFIDEIHTIVGAGGATGSLDASNMFKPALARGEIQCIGATTLDEYRQYIEKDGALERRFQKVMVEPTTVEETIEILMNIKGKYEEHHNVNYTDEAIMACVKLTNRYMTDRFLPDKAIDALDEAGSRVHIVNMDVPKQILELESQLEDVRELKNSVVKKQKYEEAAKLRDDEKRLEKDLATAQERWEEESKLHRETVSEDNVADVVSMMSGIPVNRIAQTESNKLAELPNLIKGFVIGQDEAVSKVARAIQRNRAGLKDPNKPIGSFIFLGQTGVGKTQLAKILAKELFDSEDALIRIDMSEYMEKFAISRLVGAPPGYVGYEEGGQLTEKVRRKPYSVILLDEVEKAHPDVFNMLLQVLDDGFLTDSLGRKIDFRNSIIIMTSNIGARQLKDFGQGVGFGTAAKKAQADDHQKSVIENALKKAFAPEFLNRIDDVVVFNALERGDIHKIIDIELNKLYKRIKEIGYDLTLSDKAKDYIADKGFDKQYGARPLKRAIQKYIEDSLAEEIVNSKLEEGDSIFMDLDESKEELTIKIKKAEKSPEAEK; translated from the coding sequence ATGGACGATAATTTTTCCCCCAGAGTAAAAGACGTTATAGCATACAGCAAGGAAGAAGCCCTAAGACTGGGCCATGACTTTATTGGTACGGAGCACCTTATGCTAGGTCTTTTAAGAGACGGAAATGGCAAAGCCATAAATATATTGGATGCACTCGACGTGGATTTGGACCACCTGCGCAGAAAGGTGGAAATCCTTAGCCCGGCGAACCCCAACTCGGGAACAATCCAGAAGGACAAAAAGAATCTTCACCTGACCCGCCAAGCGGAACGGGCATTGAAGACCACATTTTTGGAAGCAAAGCTTTTCCAAAGTTCCTCTATAAACACAGCACACCTATTGCTGTGCATCCTTAGGAACGAGAATGATCCAACAACCAAATTGTTGCACAAGTTAAAAGTGGACTACGACAACGTCAAGGAACAGTTCAAATCCATGATTACAAGTGACGACGATTATATAGACACCCCTCAAGCGGAATCCTTCCCGGGGGACACAGATGATATGGGAGATAGCAAAGAAGGCTCTTTCGGTTCCGGAAGCGCTGCACAAAAAGGAAACAAAAAATCCAAAACCCCGGTTCTGGACAACTTTGGACGCGACCTTACCCGTTTGGCCGAAGAGAACAAATTGGACCCCGTTGTGGGCAGGGAAAAGGAAATTGAGCGTGTTTCCCAAATATTGAGCAGACGTAAAAAGAACAACCCGTTGCTTATTGGTGAGCCCGGTGTGGGCAAAAGTGCCATTGCCGAAGGTCTGGCATTGCGCATCATCAACAAAAAGGTATCGCGAATACTTTACAACAAACGTGTAGTAACCTTAGACCTTGCCTCTTTGGTGGCCGGTACAAAGTATCGTGGCCAGTTCGAGGAGCGCATGAAAGCGGTTATGAACGAATTGGAGAAGAACGACGACATCATCCTGTTTATTGACGAGATACACACCATTGTAGGTGCTGGTGGCGCAACTGGAAGCTTGGATGCCTCCAATATGTTCAAACCCGCATTGGCAAGGGGAGAAATTCAATGTATCGGTGCAACAACGCTGGATGAATACAGACAATACATAGAAAAAGACGGTGCCCTGGAACGTCGCTTCCAAAAGGTAATGGTAGAGCCCACCACCGTGGAAGAAACCATTGAAATTTTGATGAACATCAAGGGCAAGTACGAAGAGCACCACAATGTAAATTATACGGACGAAGCCATTATGGCCTGTGTAAAATTGACCAACCGTTACATGACGGACCGTTTCCTTCCGGACAAGGCCATCGATGCCTTGGATGAAGCGGGCTCAAGAGTACACATTGTTAACATGGACGTTCCCAAACAGATCTTGGAACTGGAAAGCCAGCTCGAAGATGTTCGCGAACTCAAGAACAGCGTTGTCAAAAAACAAAAGTACGAAGAGGCTGCCAAGCTACGTGACGATGAAAAACGTCTGGAAAAGGATTTGGCGACCGCACAGGAGCGTTGGGAAGAAGAAAGCAAACTCCATAGGGAGACCGTATCGGAAGACAATGTTGCCGACGTAGTTTCCATGATGAGCGGCATCCCCGTAAACAGAATAGCACAAACCGAAAGCAACAAATTGGCCGAACTGCCGAACCTCATCAAAGGATTTGTCATCGGTCAAGATGAAGCCGTATCCAAAGTTGCGAGGGCCATCCAACGTAACCGCGCTGGACTCAAGGACCCGAACAAACCTATTGGTTCGTTCATTTTCTTGGGGCAAACCGGTGTGGGTAAAACCCAGTTGGCAAAAATTTTGGCCAAGGAACTCTTTGATTCCGAAGATGCCCTTATCCGAATAGACATGAGCGAATACATGGAAAAATTCGCCATCTCAAGATTGGTGGGTGCACCTCCGGGATACGTAGGCTATGAAGAAGGTGGACAGTTGACGGAAAAAGTCCGTCGCAAGCCCTACTCCGTTATTCTATTGGACGAGGTGGAAAAAGCTCACCCCGATGTATTCAACATGCTGTTGCAAGTACTGGATGACGGTTTCCTGACCGATAGCCTAGGACGTAAAATCGATTTTAGGAACTCCATCATTATTATGACTTCCAATATCGGTGCCAGACAATTGAAGGATTTTGGACAGGGCGTAGGTTTTGGGACCGCAGCAAAAAAGGCTCAGGCGGACGACCATCAAAAGAGCGTTATCGAAAATGCCTTGAAAAAAGCATTTGCCCCCGAGTTCTTGAACAGGATAGATGATGTTGTGGTATTCAACGCTCTGGAAAGAGGGGACATTCACAAAATCATTGATATTGAGTTGAACAAACTCTATAAAAGAATCAAGGAAATCGGTTACGATTTAACGCTTTCCGACAAGGCAAAAGATTATATCGCCGATAAAGGGTTTGACAAGCAATATGGTGCAAGACCTCTAAAAAGAGCCATCCAAAAGTATATCGAGGACTCATTGGCAGAGGAAATCGTGAATTCCAAGTTGGAAGAGGGCGATAGCATTTTTATGGATTTGGACGAGAGCAAAGAAGAGCTCACCATCAAAATTAAAAAAGCCGAAAAATCACCTGAGGCCGAAAAATAG
- the gyrA gene encoding DNA gyrase subunit A, whose product MAEGEKLIPINIEDEMKSAYIDYSMSVIVSRALPDVRDGLKPVHRRVLYGMHDLGVRSNSSHKKSARIVGEVLGKYHPHGDSSVYDTMVRMAQEWSLRYMLVDGQGNFGSVDGDSPAAMRYTEAKMRKIAEEMLADIDKDTVDHQLNFDDTIQEPTVLPTRIPNLLVNGASGIAVGMATNMPPHNLREVVDGTVAYIDNHDIEIDELITHIKAPDFPTGGIIYGYDGVKEAFHTGRGRVVMRAKATIEEVQGKESIVVTEIPYQVNKADMIKKTADLVNEKKIEGISTIRDESDRNGMRIVYILKRDAIPNIVLNMLYKYTALQSSFSVNNIALVNGRPELLNLKEIIHHFVEHRHEVVVRRTKFELKKAEDRAHILEGLIIASDNIDEVIAIIRGSSNVEEARNKLMERFKLTEVQAKAIVEMRLRQLTGLEQDKLREEHAELLKTIEDLKDILEKKERRMQIIKDELLEVKEKYGDDRRSEINYAGGDLSIEDMIPDEQVVITISHAGYIKRTSLTEYKTQNRGGVGQKASSTRNEDFLEHLFVGTNHQYMLFFTQKGKCFWMRVFEIPEGSRTSKGRAIQNLINIEQDDKVKAFICTQDLKDEEYVNSHFVIMATKKGTVKKTSLEQYSRPRQNGINAITIREDDELLEAKLTTGTSQIFLGLKSGKAIRFEESKTRPMGRNASGVRGVTLADDKDEVVGMVSVHNFEDDILVVSERGYGKRSNIEDYRITNRGGKGVKTISITEKTGGLVAIKNVTDTDDLMIINKSGIAIRMGVEDLRVMGRATQGVRLINLKDNDSIAAVAKVMKEDDPVDEVDIRDIEVKGEDGTAIDDITDEKE is encoded by the coding sequence ATGGCGGAAGGAGAAAAGTTAATTCCCATTAATATTGAGGATGAGATGAAATCTGCCTACATTGATTATTCAATGTCGGTCATTGTGTCACGTGCCCTGCCAGATGTTCGTGATGGTTTAAAGCCTGTTCACCGACGAGTGCTCTACGGAATGCACGATTTAGGGGTCAGGTCCAATAGTTCGCATAAAAAGTCCGCCCGTATCGTGGGGGAGGTTTTAGGTAAGTATCACCCGCACGGTGATTCTTCCGTATATGATACCATGGTGCGTATGGCCCAGGAATGGAGCCTTAGGTACATGTTGGTGGATGGTCAAGGTAACTTTGGTTCCGTGGATGGCGACAGCCCTGCGGCCATGCGTTATACCGAGGCCAAAATGCGCAAGATCGCCGAGGAGATGTTGGCCGATATCGATAAGGATACCGTGGACCATCAGCTTAATTTTGATGATACCATACAGGAACCTACCGTATTGCCGACCCGTATTCCCAACTTATTGGTGAACGGGGCATCGGGTATTGCCGTAGGTATGGCTACCAACATGCCGCCGCACAATCTTCGTGAGGTTGTGGACGGTACCGTAGCATATATTGACAATCACGATATAGAGATAGATGAACTCATTACGCACATTAAAGCTCCGGATTTCCCTACCGGCGGAATCATTTATGGTTATGATGGCGTAAAAGAAGCATTCCATACAGGTCGCGGTCGTGTAGTGATGCGTGCCAAGGCCACTATTGAAGAGGTCCAGGGGAAGGAAAGTATCGTTGTTACCGAAATTCCTTACCAAGTGAACAAGGCGGATATGATCAAGAAGACTGCCGACCTTGTCAACGAAAAGAAAATAGAAGGCATCTCTACCATAAGGGATGAGTCCGACAGAAACGGAATGCGCATCGTTTATATTTTGAAGCGTGATGCCATTCCGAACATTGTACTCAATATGTTGTACAAGTACACGGCACTTCAATCCTCGTTCAGTGTAAACAACATTGCGCTTGTTAACGGTAGGCCGGAACTGCTGAACCTTAAGGAAATTATCCACCATTTTGTGGAGCACAGGCACGAGGTCGTGGTTCGAAGAACCAAATTCGAACTTAAAAAAGCCGAAGATCGTGCCCATATCTTGGAAGGACTCATTATTGCTTCGGACAATATCGATGAAGTAATTGCCATTATTAGAGGTTCTTCCAATGTTGAGGAAGCGCGTAATAAGTTGATGGAACGTTTCAAATTGACCGAGGTTCAGGCCAAGGCCATTGTTGAAATGCGTTTGCGTCAGCTTACCGGACTGGAGCAGGACAAATTGCGCGAAGAACATGCGGAACTTTTGAAGACTATCGAAGATTTGAAGGATATTCTTGAAAAGAAGGAGCGCAGAATGCAAATCATCAAAGATGAACTTCTTGAGGTAAAAGAGAAGTATGGTGACGATAGAAGGTCCGAAATCAACTACGCAGGTGGAGATTTGAGCATCGAGGATATGATTCCGGATGAACAAGTGGTGATTACCATTTCGCATGCCGGCTATATCAAAAGAACATCGCTTACCGAGTACAAGACGCAGAACAGGGGAGGAGTTGGTCAAAAGGCATCCTCTACCCGAAACGAGGATTTCTTGGAGCACCTGTTCGTGGGCACCAACCACCAATACATGTTGTTCTTTACCCAAAAAGGAAAATGTTTCTGGATGCGCGTATTCGAAATCCCTGAAGGAAGTAGAACATCCAAAGGTAGGGCCATCCAAAACCTGATCAATATAGAGCAGGATGACAAGGTCAAGGCATTTATCTGTACCCAGGACCTAAAAGATGAGGAATATGTGAACAGTCACTTTGTCATCATGGCGACCAAAAAGGGAACGGTAAAGAAAACATCTTTGGAGCAATACTCCAGACCGCGTCAAAATGGTATCAATGCCATCACCATACGTGAGGACGATGAGTTGCTGGAAGCTAAACTGACCACAGGTACGAGTCAAATATTCCTTGGGCTCAAGTCAGGGAAAGCCATTCGTTTTGAAGAATCAAAAACCAGGCCGATGGGAAGGAACGCTTCAGGTGTAAGAGGTGTTACTTTGGCAGACGACAAGGATGAAGTGGTAGGAATGGTTTCCGTCCATAATTTTGAAGACGATATTCTTGTGGTGTCCGAAAGAGGTTATGGTAAACGTTCCAATATTGAGGACTATAGGATTACCAACAGGGGCGGAAAAGGTGTGAAGACCATTTCCATTACCGAGAAGACCGGAGGTTTGGTAGCCATCAAAAACGTAACCGATACCGATGATTTGATGATCATCAACAAGTCTGGAATTGCCATTAGAATGGGCGTTGAGGACCTAAGGGTAATGGGACGGGCTACACAGGGCGTTCGACTCATCAACCTAAAGGACAACGATTCCATTGCCGCAGTTGCCAAAGTAATGAAAGAAGATGACCCGGTGGACGAAGTGGATATTAGGGATATCGAAGTCAAAGGGGAAGATGGCACGGCTATTGATGATATTACGGACGAAAAAGAATAA